Proteins encoded within one genomic window of Mycolicibacterium aubagnense:
- the ctaD gene encoding aa3-type cytochrome oxidase subunit I, protein MTAEAPPVAQLQARRPFPERMGPKGNLIYKLVTTTDHKLIGIMYCVACFIFFFIGGLMALFIRAELALPGLQFLSNEQYNQMFTMHGTAMLLFYATPIVFGFANLVLPLQIGAPDVAFPRLNALSFWLFVFGALIALSGFITPTGAADFGWTAYTPLSDAIHSPGVGGDLWILGVAVGGLGTILGAVNMITTVVCMRCPGMTMFRMPIFTWNILVTSILVLMVFPLLTAALFGLAADRRLGAHIYDAANGGMILYQHLFWFFGHPEVYIIALPFFGIVSEIIPVFSRKPIFGYTTLIFATMSIAALSVAVWAHHMYATGAVLLPFFSFMTFLIAVPTGIKFFNWIGTMWKGQLTFETPMLFTAGFLVTFLLGGLSGVLLASPPLDFHVTDSYFVVAHFHYVLFGTIVFATYAGIYFWFPKMTGRLLDERLGKLHFWLTFIGFHTTFLVQHWLGNSGMPRRYADYLPTDGFTTLNIVSTIGAFILGVSTLPFVWNVFKSWRYGEPVMVDDPWGHGNSLEWATSCPPPRHNFTELPRIRSERPAFELHYPHMVERMRAEAHIGRRHKTDEPETVSAAGPRAS, encoded by the coding sequence ATGACGGCAGAAGCGCCTCCGGTCGCACAACTTCAGGCCCGCCGGCCCTTCCCGGAGCGGATGGGACCCAAGGGCAACCTGATCTACAAGCTGGTCACCACCACCGATCACAAGCTGATCGGCATCATGTACTGCGTCGCCTGCTTCATCTTCTTCTTCATCGGCGGCCTGATGGCCCTGTTCATCCGCGCCGAACTGGCACTTCCCGGATTGCAGTTCCTGTCCAACGAGCAGTACAACCAGATGTTCACCATGCACGGCACGGCGATGCTGCTGTTCTACGCCACCCCGATCGTGTTCGGCTTCGCGAACCTGGTGCTGCCGCTGCAGATCGGCGCGCCTGACGTGGCGTTCCCGCGCCTGAACGCGCTGTCCTTCTGGCTCTTCGTTTTCGGCGCCCTGATCGCGTTGTCCGGGTTCATCACCCCCACTGGTGCCGCCGACTTCGGCTGGACCGCCTACACCCCGCTATCGGATGCGATCCACTCACCTGGCGTCGGTGGCGACCTCTGGATTCTCGGTGTGGCGGTCGGTGGTCTGGGCACCATCCTCGGTGCGGTCAACATGATCACCACCGTGGTCTGCATGCGCTGCCCGGGTATGACGATGTTCCGGATGCCGATCTTCACCTGGAACATCCTGGTGACCTCGATCCTGGTGTTGATGGTGTTCCCGCTGCTGACCGCCGCGCTGTTCGGTCTGGCCGCTGACCGCCGCCTGGGCGCGCACATCTACGACGCGGCCAACGGCGGCATGATCCTTTACCAACACTTGTTCTGGTTCTTCGGGCACCCTGAGGTGTACATCATCGCGCTGCCGTTCTTCGGCATCGTGTCGGAGATCATCCCGGTGTTCTCCCGCAAGCCGATCTTCGGTTACACCACGCTGATCTTCGCCACGATGAGCATTGCCGCCCTGTCGGTGGCCGTGTGGGCGCACCACATGTACGCCACCGGCGCCGTGCTGCTGCCGTTCTTCTCCTTCATGACGTTCCTGATCGCGGTTCCGACCGGCATCAAGTTCTTCAACTGGATCGGCACCATGTGGAAGGGGCAGTTGACGTTTGAGACCCCGATGCTGTTTACCGCAGGCTTCCTGGTCACGTTCCTGCTCGGTGGTCTGTCCGGTGTGCTGCTGGCCAGCCCGCCGCTGGACTTCCACGTGACCGACTCGTATTTCGTTGTGGCGCATTTCCACTACGTGCTCTTCGGCACCATCGTGTTCGCCACGTATGCGGGCATCTACTTCTGGTTCCCGAAGATGACGGGCCGGCTGCTCGACGAGCGCCTGGGCAAGCTGCACTTCTGGCTGACCTTCATCGGCTTCCACACCACCTTCCTGGTGCAGCACTGGCTGGGTAATTCGGGCATGCCGCGTCGGTACGCCGACTACCTGCCCACCGACGGCTTCACCACGCTGAATATCGTTTCGACGATCGGTGCCTTCATCCTGGGCGTGTCCACGCTGCCGTTCGTGTGGAACGTCTTCAAGAGCTGGCGTTACGGTGAGCCCGTCATGGTCGACGACCCGTGGGGCCACGGCAACTCCCTGGAGTGGGCCACCAGCTGCCCGCCGCCGCGGCACAACTTCACCGAGCTGCCCCGGATCCGTTCGGAGCGCCCGGCGTTCGAGCTGCACTACCCGCACATGGTCGAGCGGATGCGCGCCGAAGCGCATATCGGTCGGCGCCACAAGACCGATGAACCTGAGACGGTCAGCGCGGCGGGTCCCCGCGCCAGCTGA
- the guaA gene encoding glutamine-hydrolyzing GMP synthase, with amino-acid sequence MQTPASQPVLVIDFGAQYAQLIARRVREARVFSEVLPHTATVEDIKAKNPQAIVLSGGPSSVYDEGAPQLDAAIFDLGVPVFGICYGFQAMAQALGGTVAHTGTSEYGRTELKVSGGELHSGLPDTQPVWMSHGDAVTAAPAGFDVVASTPGAPVAAFEDRARKLAGVQYHPEVLHSPHGQQVLSRFLHDFAGIGATWTAANIADQLVEQVREQIGDGQAICGLSGGVDSAVAAALVQRAIGDRLTCVFVDHGLLRAGEREQVERDFVAATGAKLVTVDEADRFLDALSGVTNPEGKRKIIGREFIRAFEGAVRDTLGSSESEIEFLVQGTLYPDVVESGGGTGAANIKSHHNVGGLPEDLKFKLVEPLRLLFKDEVRAVGRELGLPEEIVGRQPFPGPGLGIRIVGEVTGPRLDTLRRADSIAREELTAAGQDQTIWQCPVVLLADVRSVGVQGDGRTYGHPIVLRPVSSEDAMTADWTRVPYEVLERISTRITNEVPEVNRVVLDITSKPPGTIEWE; translated from the coding sequence GTGCAAACACCAGCTTCGCAGCCCGTCCTGGTCATCGATTTCGGCGCGCAGTACGCGCAGCTGATCGCCCGCCGGGTCCGGGAGGCGCGGGTTTTCTCCGAGGTCCTGCCGCACACCGCGACCGTCGAGGACATCAAGGCCAAGAACCCGCAGGCCATCGTGCTGTCCGGTGGCCCGTCCAGCGTCTACGACGAGGGCGCTCCGCAACTGGACGCGGCGATCTTCGACCTCGGGGTCCCGGTGTTCGGCATCTGCTACGGATTCCAGGCCATGGCCCAGGCGCTCGGCGGCACCGTGGCGCACACCGGCACCAGTGAATACGGCCGAACCGAGCTGAAAGTGTCTGGCGGAGAATTACATTCAGGGCTGCCCGACACGCAGCCGGTATGGATGAGCCATGGTGACGCGGTCACCGCGGCGCCCGCCGGGTTCGATGTGGTGGCCAGCACCCCCGGCGCTCCGGTCGCCGCATTCGAGGACCGGGCCCGCAAGCTGGCCGGCGTCCAGTACCACCCCGAGGTGCTGCACTCCCCGCACGGCCAGCAGGTGCTCAGCCGGTTCCTGCACGACTTCGCCGGTATCGGCGCAACCTGGACGGCTGCCAACATCGCCGACCAGCTCGTCGAACAGGTCCGCGAGCAGATCGGCGATGGCCAGGCCATCTGCGGACTGTCCGGTGGCGTCGACTCGGCGGTGGCCGCCGCTCTGGTGCAGCGCGCGATCGGCGACCGACTGACCTGTGTGTTCGTCGACCACGGCCTGCTGCGCGCCGGCGAGCGCGAACAGGTCGAGCGTGACTTCGTCGCCGCTACCGGCGCCAAGCTGGTCACCGTCGACGAGGCCGACCGTTTCCTCGACGCACTCTCCGGGGTGACCAACCCTGAAGGCAAGCGCAAGATCATCGGGCGCGAGTTCATCCGCGCGTTCGAGGGTGCGGTGCGCGACACCCTGGGATCGAGCGAGTCGGAGATCGAGTTCCTGGTACAGGGCACGCTCTACCCGGACGTCGTGGAATCCGGCGGCGGCACCGGTGCCGCCAACATCAAGAGCCACCACAACGTCGGCGGACTGCCTGAGGATCTGAAGTTCAAACTCGTCGAGCCGCTACGGCTGCTGTTCAAGGACGAGGTGCGGGCCGTCGGTCGCGAACTTGGCCTGCCCGAGGAAATCGTTGGGCGGCAGCCGTTCCCGGGCCCCGGCCTGGGCATCCGGATCGTCGGAGAGGTGACGGGTCCCCGGCTGGACACGCTGCGCCGTGCCGACTCGATCGCCCGCGAGGAGCTGACCGCCGCCGGCCAGGACCAGACCATCTGGCAGTGCCCGGTGGTGTTGCTGGCCGATGTGCGGTCGGTCGGTGTGCAGGGCGACGGGCGGACCTACGGGCATCCGATCGTGCTGCGTCCGGTGTCCAGCGAGGACGCCATGACCGCCGACTGGACTCGGGTTCCTTACGAAGTGCTGGAACGTATTTCGACCCGCATCACCAACGAGGTGCCCGAGGTCAACCGCGTGGTGCTGGACATCACCAGCAAGCCGCCGGGCACCATCGAGTGGGAGTGA
- a CDS encoding TetR/AcrR family transcriptional regulator gives MTTGVPVGRDEVVAAVLEAASELFAARGPAATSIRDIAAKSNVNHGLVFRHLGSKEKLVGAVLDHLGRRLRELIEAEAPADVIDAALDQQLRVIARAELDGYPVGELQTTFPNMTRLLDEFLPRYADENQARLAVGNIIALQLGWRLLGSFLRPALGLGEMTDDEVRAAVGAAAERLAEPPDVHH, from the coding sequence ATGACTACGGGTGTGCCAGTGGGCCGTGACGAAGTCGTCGCTGCGGTGCTCGAGGCTGCCTCCGAGCTGTTCGCCGCCCGCGGACCTGCGGCGACGTCGATCCGGGACATCGCCGCCAAGTCCAACGTCAACCACGGGCTGGTCTTCCGGCACCTCGGCTCCAAAGAAAAGCTGGTCGGAGCGGTGCTGGACCATCTCGGCCGGCGACTCAGGGAACTGATCGAGGCCGAGGCTCCGGCCGATGTGATCGACGCCGCGCTGGATCAACAGCTGCGCGTGATCGCCCGGGCCGAGCTCGACGGCTACCCGGTGGGGGAGTTGCAGACCACATTTCCCAACATGACGCGGCTGCTCGACGAATTCCTGCCCCGGTACGCCGACGAGAACCAGGCCCGGCTCGCGGTGGGCAACATCATTGCGCTGCAACTGGGTTGGCGACTGCTCGGGTCATTCTTGCGGCCGGCGCTGGGGCTTGGCGAGATGACCGACGACGAGGTTCGTGCCGCCGTGGGCGCGGCGGCCGAGCGGCTGGCTGAGCCCCCGGACGTCCACCACTAG
- a CDS encoding TauD/TfdA dioxygenase family protein yields the protein MTSALTVTKLTSKIGAVVDGARLGGDLSPGTIAEIRAALLEHKVVFFRGQDHLDDTQQQAFGELMGNLVGHHAMKRAGAPKITPIDSDYGKANRWHTDVTFMPDYPSASVLRAVTLPTYGGSTLWASTVAAYDGLPAPLKALVENLRAVHSNRFDYLKDVTVDTTHLTDEQKGYQAEFQKPDFRTEHPVVRVHPETGERALVAGQFVRGFVGLDSYESAALLELLQRRITMTENTVRWDWQPGDVAMWDNRATQHRAVDDYDGQHRVMHRVTLTGDVPVDVYGAPSRVISAA from the coding sequence ATGACCTCCGCGCTCACCGTCACCAAACTGACCAGCAAGATCGGTGCCGTCGTCGATGGCGCACGACTGGGCGGCGACCTGTCGCCAGGGACCATCGCCGAGATTCGCGCCGCGCTGCTGGAGCACAAGGTCGTCTTCTTCCGCGGCCAGGACCACCTCGACGACACCCAGCAGCAGGCGTTCGGTGAGTTGATGGGCAATCTGGTCGGCCATCACGCGATGAAGCGCGCCGGGGCACCGAAGATCACCCCGATCGACTCGGACTACGGCAAGGCCAACCGCTGGCACACCGACGTCACATTCATGCCCGACTACCCCTCGGCGTCGGTCCTGCGCGCGGTCACCCTGCCCACCTATGGCGGTTCCACCCTCTGGGCCTCCACCGTCGCGGCGTACGACGGACTGCCCGCGCCGCTCAAGGCGCTGGTCGAGAACCTGCGGGCGGTGCACTCCAACCGCTTCGACTACCTCAAGGACGTCACCGTGGATACGACGCACCTGACCGACGAGCAAAAGGGCTACCAGGCCGAGTTCCAGAAGCCAGACTTCCGGACCGAGCACCCGGTCGTACGGGTCCACCCGGAAACCGGCGAACGCGCTCTGGTCGCCGGACAGTTCGTGCGCGGCTTCGTCGGTCTGGACAGCTACGAATCGGCCGCCCTGCTGGAACTGCTGCAGCGCCGAATCACCATGACCGAGAACACTGTTCGCTGGGACTGGCAGCCCGGCGACGTCGCGATGTGGGACAACCGGGCCACCCAGCACCGCGCCGTCGACGACTACGACGGCCAGCACCGGGTGATGCACCGCGTCACGCTGACCGGTGACGTCCCGGTGGACGTATACGGGGCACCGAGCCGCGTCATCAGCGCGGCGTAA
- a CDS encoding beta-phosphoglucomutase family hydrolase: MLGLPEGVHACLFDLDGVLTDTAGVHKKAWKAMFDAYLRQRAEHSGEHFVPFDSHDDYLRYVDGKPRADGVRSFLRSRGIDLPDGNPDDPPDAETVAGLGNRKNQMFQKVLHDEGIEVFSGSRRYVEAVTAAGLGVAVVSSSANTRQVLDATGLSQFVQQRVDGLTLRDEHLAGKPAPDSYLRAAQLLGVEPAAAAVFEDALAGVEAGRNGRFGYVVGVDRADQAAQLRDSGADVVVTDLADLL; the protein is encoded by the coding sequence ATGCTGGGTCTCCCCGAAGGCGTACACGCCTGCCTGTTCGACCTCGACGGTGTCCTGACCGACACCGCGGGCGTGCACAAGAAGGCCTGGAAGGCGATGTTCGACGCCTACCTGCGGCAACGCGCCGAACATAGCGGCGAACACTTCGTCCCGTTCGACAGTCACGACGACTACCTGCGGTACGTGGACGGCAAGCCGCGTGCCGATGGCGTCCGGTCGTTTCTGCGCAGCCGTGGCATCGACCTCCCGGACGGCAACCCGGACGACCCGCCGGACGCCGAGACGGTGGCCGGCCTGGGCAACCGCAAGAACCAGATGTTCCAGAAGGTGCTGCACGACGAAGGTATCGAGGTGTTCAGCGGGTCTCGGCGATATGTGGAGGCGGTTACCGCCGCCGGTCTCGGCGTCGCCGTCGTGTCGTCGAGCGCCAACACCCGTCAGGTGCTGGACGCCACCGGGCTGTCTCAGTTCGTCCAGCAGCGGGTCGACGGGCTGACCCTGCGGGACGAGCACCTCGCGGGTAAACCCGCACCGGACTCATACCTGAGGGCGGCACAACTGTTGGGTGTCGAACCGGCGGCGGCCGCGGTGTTCGAGGACGCGTTAGCCGGCGTCGAAGCGGGACGAAACGGCCGGTTCGGTTACGTCGTCGGCGTGGACAGGGCCGATCAAGCCGCGCAGCTGCGCGACAGCGGAGCCGACGTCGTGGTCACCGACCTGGCCGACCTGCTGTAG
- a CDS encoding GMC family oxidoreductase: MEPDYDVLIIGSGFGGSVSALRLTEKGYRVGVLEAGPRYSDADFAKTSWDLRKFLWAPKFGMYGIQRIHLLRNVMILAGAGVGGGSLNYANTLYIPPDPFFNDPQWKDITDWRAELMPHYEQAQRMLGVVKNPTFTDADKIIKEVAEDMGCADTFVATPVGVFFGPDGEKAPGKTVPDPYFGGAGPARTGCIECGECMTGCRHGAKNTLVKNYLGLAEKAGAQVHPLTTVTSFEQRGDGLWEVATRRTNGRVRRGKRTFTAKYLIVAAGTYNTQKLLFKVRDTGRLTKLSDKLGVLTRTNSESIVGAQTREVPTDMDLTHGVAITSSIHPTPDTHIEPVRYGKGSNAMGMLQTLMTDGAGPQGTDVPRWKQFLNQAGEDPRELIRLLNPQHWSERTVIALVMQHLDNSITTFTKRGPAGFRIMSSKQGHGEPNPTWIPVGNEATRRMAEKVGGIAGGTWGELFNIPLTAHFLGGAAIGDSAATGVIDPYHRVYNYPTLFVTDGAAISANLGVNPSLSIAAQAERAASLWPNKGQDDARPAQGEPYRRIEPVAPDRPVVPADAPGALRRLPITPV, from the coding sequence ATGGAGCCTGACTACGACGTCTTGATCATCGGCTCGGGTTTCGGAGGCAGCGTGAGCGCCCTCCGGCTCACCGAGAAGGGGTACCGCGTTGGAGTGTTGGAAGCCGGCCCCCGGTATTCCGACGCCGACTTCGCCAAGACCTCGTGGGACCTGCGAAAGTTCTTGTGGGCGCCCAAGTTCGGCATGTACGGCATCCAGCGGATCCACCTGCTGCGCAACGTGATGATCCTGGCCGGCGCGGGCGTCGGCGGTGGTTCCTTGAACTACGCCAACACCCTCTACATCCCGCCGGACCCGTTCTTCAACGACCCGCAGTGGAAAGACATCACCGACTGGCGCGCTGAGCTGATGCCGCACTACGAGCAGGCGCAGCGCATGCTCGGCGTGGTCAAGAATCCGACGTTCACGGACGCGGACAAGATCATCAAAGAGGTCGCCGAGGACATGGGCTGCGCGGACACCTTCGTCGCGACGCCCGTCGGCGTGTTCTTCGGGCCCGACGGTGAGAAGGCCCCGGGCAAGACGGTGCCGGACCCCTACTTCGGCGGGGCGGGCCCGGCCCGCACCGGCTGCATCGAGTGCGGCGAGTGCATGACCGGTTGCCGGCACGGCGCCAAGAACACGTTGGTGAAGAACTACCTCGGCCTCGCGGAAAAGGCCGGGGCGCAAGTACATCCGCTGACGACGGTGACCAGCTTCGAACAGCGCGGCGACGGGCTGTGGGAGGTGGCGACCCGACGCACCAACGGACGCGTGCGGCGTGGCAAGCGGACCTTCACCGCCAAGTACCTGATCGTCGCGGCCGGCACGTACAACACCCAGAAGCTGCTGTTCAAGGTGCGCGACACCGGACGCCTCACCAAGCTCTCGGACAAGCTCGGGGTGCTGACCCGCACCAACTCCGAGTCGATCGTGGGCGCGCAGACCCGCGAAGTGCCGACGGACATGGACCTGACGCACGGCGTGGCCATCACCTCGTCGATCCACCCCACGCCGGACACCCACATCGAACCCGTGCGGTACGGCAAGGGCTCCAACGCGATGGGCATGCTGCAGACCCTCATGACGGACGGCGCCGGCCCGCAGGGCACCGACGTGCCGCGGTGGAAGCAGTTCCTCAATCAGGCCGGCGAGGACCCGCGTGAGCTGATCCGGCTGCTCAACCCGCAGCACTGGAGCGAGCGGACCGTGATCGCGCTGGTCATGCAGCACCTGGACAACTCGATCACCACGTTCACCAAGCGCGGGCCGGCTGGTTTCCGGATCATGTCGTCGAAGCAGGGCCATGGTGAGCCCAACCCGACCTGGATCCCGGTCGGTAACGAGGCGACCCGGCGGATGGCCGAGAAGGTCGGCGGTATTGCCGGCGGCACCTGGGGCGAGCTGTTCAACATCCCGCTGACCGCCCACTTCCTGGGCGGCGCGGCGATCGGTGACAGCGCGGCGACCGGCGTCATCGACCCGTACCACCGCGTCTACAACTACCCGACGCTGTTCGTCACCGACGGTGCCGCGATCTCGGCGAATCTCGGTGTGAACCCGTCGCTTTCGATCGCGGCACAGGCCGAGCGGGCGGCGTCGCTGTGGCCGAACAAGGGGCAGGACGACGCGCGCCCGGCCCAGGGCGAGCCGTACCGGCGGATTGAGCCGGTGGCTCCGGACCGTCCGGTCGTGCCGGCCGACGCCCCCGGCGCACTGCGCCGGTTGCCGATCACCCCGGTCTGA